A single Pantoea rwandensis DNA region contains:
- a CDS encoding YkvA family protein — MLKRLRRWARLIKRDVLTLWFACRDPRTPWWFKLLAFGIVAYALSPIDLIPDFIPIIGLLDDAIIVPLGVIILLRLLPREIRISSAERADVQRARGKKIVSWAGFFLTVIVWLAVVAYLVKRYAM; from the coding sequence ATGTTGAAGCGCTTGCGCCGCTGGGCACGCTTAATTAAACGTGATGTGCTCACGCTGTGGTTTGCTTGCCGCGATCCGCGTACCCCCTGGTGGTTTAAGCTGCTGGCATTTGGCATTGTTGCCTATGCACTCAGCCCCATCGATCTCATTCCTGATTTCATTCCCATTATCGGCTTGCTCGACGACGCCATTATCGTCCCTCTGGGTGTGATCATCCTGCTGCGTTTGCTCCCGCGTGAAATTCGGATCAGCAGCGCAGAACGGGCTGATGTCCAGCGGGCACGCGGCAAGAAGATTGTCAGCTGGGCAGGATTCTTCCTGACGGTGATCGTCTGGTTAGCAGTGGTGGCTTATCTTGTGAAGCGTTACGCAATGTGA
- the yieE gene encoding DNA-binding transcriptional regulator YeiE, giving the protein MHITLRQIEVFTEVLKSGSTTLASQVLALSQSAVSAALADLENQLGVQLFDRVGKRLALNEHGRLLYPRAVGLLEQAGEIEQLFKEDNGAIRLFASSTIGNYLLPGMIAAYRRDFPSLPLELSVGNSQDAINAVADFRVDIGLIEGPCHEPDIVSEAWLEDELVVFAAPDADILKQPITLTSLAAAPWILRERGSGTREIVDYLLLSHLPQFQLGMELGNSEAIKHAVRHGMGISCLSRRVISDLLEAGTLVEVAVPLPRLTRTLYRIHHRQKHLSKALSRFLSYCRE; this is encoded by the coding sequence ATGCATATCACGCTGCGTCAGATTGAAGTCTTTACCGAAGTGCTGAAAAGTGGTTCAACCACTCTGGCCTCGCAGGTACTGGCACTGTCGCAGTCTGCCGTCAGTGCGGCGCTGGCCGATCTGGAAAACCAGCTCGGGGTGCAATTGTTTGATCGTGTCGGCAAACGACTGGCCCTGAACGAGCATGGTCGTTTGCTCTATCCACGCGCGGTCGGATTGCTGGAACAGGCAGGCGAGATCGAACAGCTGTTTAAAGAGGATAATGGTGCCATTCGTTTGTTTGCCAGCAGCACCATCGGCAACTATCTGCTGCCGGGGATGATCGCCGCCTATCGTCGTGATTTCCCCTCGCTGCCGCTCGAACTCAGCGTTGGCAACAGCCAGGATGCGATTAACGCGGTGGCCGATTTTCGCGTGGATATCGGTTTGATTGAAGGGCCTTGCCATGAACCGGACATCGTCAGCGAAGCGTGGCTGGAGGATGAGCTGGTGGTGTTTGCTGCACCCGATGCCGACATCCTGAAACAGCCGATCACGCTAACATCACTGGCGGCCGCGCCCTGGATATTGCGAGAGCGCGGTTCGGGCACGCGTGAAATTGTCGATTACCTGCTGTTGTCTCATCTGCCGCAGTTTCAACTCGGCATGGAGCTGGGCAATTCTGAGGCAATCAAACATGCGGTGCGCCACGGCATGGGCATCAGCTGTTTATCGCGCCGGGTGATCAGCGATCTGCTGGAGGCGGGCACGCTGGTGGAAGTGGCTGTGCCGTTACCACGCCTGACGCGCACGCTGTATCGCATCCATCATCGGCAGAAGCATTTGTCGAAAGCGCTAAGCCGATTCCTCTCCTATTGCCGCGAGTAA